Part of the Gimesia chilikensis genome, GAAACCAGAGGATGAATTACTGGAAGATGACGACCTGGACCTCGCCTCTGCCGCAGAGTTGCTGACGGAAGCTGAACCCGAGGCTGACAGTTCGCCAGCCCCGAAACACTTTTTATCCCGTACTAACGAGAATTCCGCTGCGACCAGCGAGGAAGAGGACTCCGACGATAAAGAGAAAGCGGATTCGCTCTCACTGAAAGATCGAATCCGCCATCGCTCTTCACGGAACGCGGTCCGACCCGGCGAGCGTCAGATTGTGCGTTCGCCTATGATTCTCTCCCTGGTCGGCGGCAGTGTTCTGCTAGCGCTGACCGCGCTGGTCTTCTGGTTTATCATCGGCCGCGATACGGCCAAACGGCACTATGATGCTGCCGTCCAGGAAATGGAAGCGGGCAAGTATTCACAGGCCATCCAGCTCTTTGAGTACTTCCTCGAAAATTACAACAAGAGCGACTATGCCGAGGAAGCCCGGATTTTACTCAGTAAATCGTTCGTCGAAAAAGAGATCTCCGGTTCAACCCCTGCCTGGCAGGCCGGTCTGGAAGCCACCCAGGGATTTATCAAGAAACACCGTGATGATTCCGACTTCAAAGAGCTCTACCCGACACTGACCGATTACGGACAGCGGATCGCGCTCGGAGCGGTTGAAACCGCGAGTCGCACCAAAGAGCGTGAACTGCTGGACGTCTCCACGGAAGCCGAAAAGATTCTCACCCGCTACAGTCCGCCCGATGCACCGCCGACCGAAGCACTGGCGAAAATCAAAGCCGGTTACGAAAAAGCAGAAGCGGAGATTCTACGTAAAGAGGTCTTCGATGTGGCCGTCAAAGAGATCGAAGAAGCAATTAAACAGAAGCAGACATTGAAGGCACTCGAACAGCGCAGGCACCTGCTCGACCGCTATCCCTATTATCAGAACGATCGTAAGATGTCGACGGTGCTGACCCGCATCCTGGAAGCGGAACAGGCGCTGATCCAGTCCAGCAATGAAGCGGTTGCCGGCTCGACGAAAGATTACCCGGATGCCTTTCCGCAGGCGGTCACCCTGTCGCTGCACACCCGCTCGCGATCGAATGAGGTTTCGGACGGACGTAATGTCTTCGCGCTGGCCAACGGCAGCTGTTTCGGCATTGACTCTGTGACCGGCGACCCCATTTGGAAACGCCCCATCGGCCTCGATTCCCCGTTTCCCCCCGAGACGGTCACCGTGAAAGAACCATCACTGCTCCTGTATGACACGCGCCACAACGACCTGCTCTGCGTCACCCAGAAAAGTGGCGAACTGGTCTGGCGACAACAGATGCCTTCCCGCCCGACAGGGCCTCCCCTGGTCAACCAGGGGACGATCGTCGTTTCCTGCCAGGGTGGCGAATTGCTGAACCTGGATCTCCAGACGGGATCCATTGCCGCACAACTCAAGTTTGCTCAGCCCCTGGTGGGAGCTCCCGGCCTGGTTTACGGCGAACAGTCCGTCGCGGTCGCCGGTTATGAGGGGATGCTGTACCTCGTCTCGCTGCGTCCCTTTGAATGCACGAAGGTCGCAGCCCTCGGACATCGTCCCGGCACCATTCAGATTCCGATTATCCCCATGGGTAAACTTTTGATGGTCTGCGAAAATGACCAGGCCGACGCCGCCCTGCTCCACGTACTGGACGGCGATGGCCAGAACGCAACTTTGAATGAACTGGAACAGTTCCGCATTAAAGGTCAGGTTCACAGTCAGCCGATCATGCGAGGGAAACAACTGTTTTTCCCGACTGTCCCCGAACGAATCACGGCCTTCACCGTCACTGATGAAGAAGGAAAACGAAAGCTCACGGAGATCGGCTCTTACCAGTTGCAGGATCCCCTCTCCTGTCAGATCTATCTGTCCGCTGGTTCTGGTGGTCAGCTCTGGATGAGCAGTTCAGCCCTCCGAAAATTCACTCTGCTCAGTACCGGCATCAAAATGGATGACCAGAAAATTGCCGACGGACTGGGATCACAGCCGATGCAGCTGATTGGAAACAACCTGTACCTCGGACGGCGTTTGCTCTCTTCCAATTCGGTTATTTTCACGATCGCGAACCGAAACGAGATGACCAGTACCTGGAAATCGATTCTAGGAACCGACATTCTGGCCGTTTACCCTTATGGTGACGATAAGGAGCCGCAACCCGGCCTGCTCTGCATTACTTCTGATGGCGATGTCTTCCGTTTACGGGCCACTGACTTTGAATCCTCCCCGGCTGGCTTCATGGAACGATCGCTGACGCAGCTCAAGCTGCCGGAGAACCTGAAAGCACCACTGCAGTCGACTCGTCTGGCCGATGGTAAAATTGCTGTTAGCTGTGGCGCACCACAACCGACATTGTGGATTCTGAACAGATTTGGTCAGCTGGAACAGACTATCGAGCTGCCAGAGCCTCTCGAGGCACTACCCATTCAAATCGGCGATGGCATTGCGTTACCGTTAAAACGCAAGGTGGCTGTCTTCCGGAAAGGGCGCGGATTGAATACCGTCCAGGAATTTGCCCTGCCCGGAAATGTGGGCGAGGATGTTCGCTGGCGTCAACTGATCCCGACTGGCAAAGATCAGTGTCTGGCCATCACCACCGCGGGGCAGATTATTACACTGCAATATCGCAGCAATCCGGTTCGTCATCTGGCGGCGCTGTCGACCATCGACTTGAAGCAACCAGTCGATGTGGACGCCGGTATCAGCCAGACAGACATCGCGGTTACGGATGCCTCAGGTCAATTGCAGGTTTTGGATGCAAAAACGGGGCAGTTGAAAACCAAGCTGCAACTCCCTGCCCCCGCTTCCAATGACCTCTGGATTACAGATAACCTGCTGTTCGTCGAATCCCGACAGACGCTGACCTGCTACGAGCTCAAAGACAGCCTGCAGCAGCTATGGCAATTGAAATTGCCGGGCCACTCGCTGGCTGGTTCTCCATCCAAAGATGGCAGCCGCCTGTTCCTGTCACTGCAGAATGGCAGCGTCCTGGCTGTCGATCCCCAAACGGGCCAGGTCCAGTCCGAAACCACGGCGCCTCTCCCCAGCAGTGGTTCGGTCGTCACCCTTGAGAAACTGTTACTGGTGCCGAGCGTGGATGGCAGTCTGTATCGCATCGATCAGGGTCTGCAGCAGAAAGGACAGGCTTCGCTATGATGAAGTGCGGCAAATTCCTGATTCTGCTGATGAGCGTCATCGGCCTCACCTGTTCCGTGGGGCTGTCCGAAAGCTTTGCGCAAAATGAGAACAAGACAGATCCCCCGAAAGCGAAGCAGGATGGAAAAACCGAAACTGAAGAAGAAACGGCGGAGTCTTCACTGCCCAAAATCGAGGAGATGCAACTCCCGTCCGTAGAAGACCTGCTGAAGAAGCGTCCCGTCGACTGGATCGTCCTGGAAAATGATTATGTGCTGGTCGTCGATCCCGTCTATCCCCGCCCCGATACGCTGGGACAACTCGAAGCATCCATGAAAGAGAGTTTCAGCTGGCCGCGTCCCAAGAATAAAAAAGAGGCTGATGAGCAGCGTCAGAAACGGGCGACATTCAATTTCATCAACCTGACGCTGGTCGGCGAAAAAGAAGATCCTGAGTACCGGGTCCAACGCCAGAACATCAAACAGATCGTGCATTACGAAGATCAGATCCTGCAGCGAATCGACCTGCTGTTGAAAGACGGTGATCTGAAAACGGCGTTTGAAATGCTGTTGTTCCTCGACCGCAGACACCGGGACTGGCCCGGCTTTGAACAGCGACAGCATCGGTTGCTGTTTCTGGAAGCCCTGGACAAACAGAAGGCAGAACAGTACGTAAATGCGCTGGCATTCGTTGAAGACCTGCAAAGTCGTGTCCCCGATTACCCGGGACTGAGTAAACTTGCCGGTGAAATCATCAACAGCATGATCACCCGGGCCGTTAAAGTGAATGATTATCGTGAAGCCCATCACTACCTGAATCGACTGGCAGCGATCTATCCCCGACAGGAAACCGTCGCGAAGTGGCGAGAGACCTTTCTGAAACAGTCCAATGAGATCCTGCAGAAAGCGAATCAGAGTGCCAAAGAGGATCAGTATCAGCAGGCGTTCGACCTGGTAATGGAAGCCTCAACTGTCTGGCCCGCTAATCCCCGTTTACGGGATGACCTGCGGCGGTATCAGGCGCGATATCCGGTCATCAATGTCGGAGTGCTGGGCACGGCTCTCGATCGGAGCCCTTATTTCCTCGAACACAATGCGACCCGCCGCCATAAAAAGCTGACGCAGATCCCCCTGTTCGAAGTCGGAAAAGTAGACCAGACTCCTCAGTACCAGAGTCGTTTCTTTGAACAATGGGAACCGACTGACCTGGGTCGACGGGCCGACTTCGTCCTGCGTCAGTCGTATGCCACCTGGGAGTCGCATCCGATGCTATTGGCTGCCGAAATCGCACAGGCGGTCCGGGCCAGACTGATTCCCGGCTCGAGCACCTATGACGAACGTTTCGACAGCTACGTGCATTCGGTCACATCCACAGCTCCGTTTGAATTTCGCATTCATTTTGACCGGGTACCCTTGAGCACCGAATGGCTGCTCTCGTTCCCGATTACTTCCCCACCCGCATTCAGCGCAGTCGTTGCTAATCCTGAAGACGTACGCCTGGAGACGGAACAGAAAATCGGTGCCACCAGCCGCTTCGTTGTGGATGAACAGGAATCAAAGGACTCTGATCAGGTCAGCTACGTGCGGGCCGTCCCCGAACCGAAGGGACTGCGTGATTATAATGTCGCCCAGATCAACGAGGTCCATTATTCCAACTTTGAAAAATCCTTCCAGGCCCTGCTGCGTGGTGAAGTTGCGGTGCTTCCATTCCTGCCGGCCGGTCTGGTCTCCTATTTCAAAGAGCAGGATGAGTTCAATGTCGTCCAAAGTGCGATTCCGCTGACTCATGTGCTGCAGTTCAACCCGGA contains:
- a CDS encoding outer membrane protein assembly factor BamB family protein — translated: MARLEISFLSGKTQNIELSKQQPVSIGSHSSNDLQVDDVASMQCRISWNKKGYELIAATSDGVEINGVMSGRSQLNDGDLIRIGEADILFTDEVDLLDLDAPLPDVTGGEESSMYDLKPVSSEQLDFNRPQPEPVIPDKSEPEKASSKSGSKKKNGSKSSKQKSSRSSKASTPASEEKPEDELLEDDDLDLASAAELLTEAEPEADSSPAPKHFLSRTNENSAATSEEEDSDDKEKADSLSLKDRIRHRSSRNAVRPGERQIVRSPMILSLVGGSVLLALTALVFWFIIGRDTAKRHYDAAVQEMEAGKYSQAIQLFEYFLENYNKSDYAEEARILLSKSFVEKEISGSTPAWQAGLEATQGFIKKHRDDSDFKELYPTLTDYGQRIALGAVETASRTKERELLDVSTEAEKILTRYSPPDAPPTEALAKIKAGYEKAEAEILRKEVFDVAVKEIEEAIKQKQTLKALEQRRHLLDRYPYYQNDRKMSTVLTRILEAEQALIQSSNEAVAGSTKDYPDAFPQAVTLSLHTRSRSNEVSDGRNVFALANGSCFGIDSVTGDPIWKRPIGLDSPFPPETVTVKEPSLLLYDTRHNDLLCVTQKSGELVWRQQMPSRPTGPPLVNQGTIVVSCQGGELLNLDLQTGSIAAQLKFAQPLVGAPGLVYGEQSVAVAGYEGMLYLVSLRPFECTKVAALGHRPGTIQIPIIPMGKLLMVCENDQADAALLHVLDGDGQNATLNELEQFRIKGQVHSQPIMRGKQLFFPTVPERITAFTVTDEEGKRKLTEIGSYQLQDPLSCQIYLSAGSGGQLWMSSSALRKFTLLSTGIKMDDQKIADGLGSQPMQLIGNNLYLGRRLLSSNSVIFTIANRNEMTSTWKSILGTDILAVYPYGDDKEPQPGLLCITSDGDVFRLRATDFESSPAGFMERSLTQLKLPENLKAPLQSTRLADGKIAVSCGAPQPTLWILNRFGQLEQTIELPEPLEALPIQIGDGIALPLKRKVAVFRKGRGLNTVQEFALPGNVGEDVRWRQLIPTGKDQCLAITTAGQIITLQYRSNPVRHLAALSTIDLKQPVDVDAGISQTDIAVTDASGQLQVLDAKTGQLKTKLQLPAPASNDLWITDNLLFVESRQTLTCYELKDSLQQLWQLKLPGHSLAGSPSKDGSRLFLSLQNGSVLAVDPQTGQVQSETTAPLPSSGSVVTLEKLLLVPSVDGSLYRIDQGLQQKGQASL
- a CDS encoding ABC transporter substrate-binding protein codes for the protein MMKCGKFLILLMSVIGLTCSVGLSESFAQNENKTDPPKAKQDGKTETEEETAESSLPKIEEMQLPSVEDLLKKRPVDWIVLENDYVLVVDPVYPRPDTLGQLEASMKESFSWPRPKNKKEADEQRQKRATFNFINLTLVGEKEDPEYRVQRQNIKQIVHYEDQILQRIDLLLKDGDLKTAFEMLLFLDRRHRDWPGFEQRQHRLLFLEALDKQKAEQYVNALAFVEDLQSRVPDYPGLSKLAGEIINSMITRAVKVNDYREAHHYLNRLAAIYPRQETVAKWRETFLKQSNEILQKANQSAKEDQYQQAFDLVMEASTVWPANPRLRDDLRRYQARYPVINVGVLGTALDRSPYFLEHNATRRHKKLTQIPLFEVGKVDQTPQYQSRFFEQWEPTDLGRRADFVLRQSYATWESHPMLLAAEIAQAVRARLIPGSSTYDERFDSYVHSVTSTAPFEFRIHFDRVPLSTEWLLSFPITSPPAFSAVVANPEDVRLETEQKIGATSRFVVDEQESKDSDQVSYVRAVPEPKGLRDYNVAQINEVHYSNFEKSFQALLRGEVAVLPFLPAGLVSYFKEQDEFNVVQSAIPLTHVLQFNPESKPLQILELRRALAYAIDRQKILNEKLLHENNLLNGRLVTAPYYTGLQVYNQQVPQREYNFPLAVALAVASQKKLGGQFPPLHMLCDPNPEAQDAAQELIRAWQRIGVNVTLIPNTPEEANKEKLEWDIVYRTTAMTEPIMELWPFLTVGRGAEIKSLEIFPDWMRQKLIELDEATDWETATALLKKLQQQLYSMAHIVPLWEIDQFHVFRTNIKGYADRPLNFYDNVEQWVTTPVYPRVETLTSTQTTSP